A portion of the Nitrospira sp. genome contains these proteins:
- a CDS encoding glycosyltransferase family 2 protein — translation MAQISVVIPAYNGTSRYLKEAIDSVRAQTLAASEIIVVDDASTDSTGALVQAIPQVRYVRHSQNSGQAAARNTGARLAQTPYLAFLDQDDLWEPTFLEATFGILESAPQATLVHCDGYQVNERNEMLEYDAAMKQQRSITQLLRGGHDAATSGSLFRKTCFDAVGGYDAALSIWEDIDLIIRLYGPGRFIHLPKPLYRHRLYGHNASRDIPSLRALDGRHRFLEKHAASCRPGTPEGDALSHDWAIYYADLGKHHLRANTPTAARQAFQSALRHEPLNVKTWSRLVRSYFV, via the coding sequence GTGGCACAGATCAGCGTCGTCATTCCCGCCTACAACGGCACCTCCAGATATCTGAAAGAGGCCATCGATTCCGTGCGCGCGCAAACCCTGGCCGCCTCAGAGATCATCGTCGTGGACGATGCCTCGACGGACAGTACGGGCGCGTTGGTGCAAGCCATCCCGCAGGTCCGCTACGTGCGTCACTCACAGAACAGCGGACAGGCCGCCGCCAGGAATACCGGCGCGCGTCTGGCCCAAACCCCCTATCTGGCATTTCTCGATCAGGACGATCTGTGGGAGCCCACCTTCCTGGAAGCCACGTTCGGCATCCTCGAGAGCGCTCCGCAGGCAACACTCGTGCACTGCGACGGGTACCAGGTCAATGAACGGAACGAGATGCTTGAATACGATGCCGCGATGAAACAGCAGCGCAGCATCACGCAATTGCTGCGGGGCGGACACGACGCCGCCACATCGGGCTCGCTTTTCCGCAAGACCTGTTTCGATGCCGTGGGCGGCTACGATGCGGCCCTTTCGATTTGGGAGGACATCGATCTGATCATCCGGCTCTACGGTCCGGGCCGATTCATTCATCTTCCCAAACCGCTCTATCGGCACCGGCTCTACGGACACAATGCGTCGCGCGATATCCCCTCGCTACGCGCACTGGACGGTCGGCATCGATTCCTTGAAAAACACGCTGCCTCCTGCCGACCCGGCACCCCCGAAGGCGATGCCCTCTCGCACGATTGGGCCATCTATTATGCCGACCTGGGCAAACACCACCTGCGGGCCAACACGCCCACCGCCGCTCGTCAGGCGTTCCAGTCGGCCCTGCGCCACGAACCGCTCAACGTCAAAACCTGGTCGCGTCTGGTCAGATCGTATTTCGTCTAG
- a CDS encoding glycosyltransferase family 4 protein codes for MRIGIDAASIVGDKGGVGWHTYHLLRSLLALDEQVEYVGYLRPGALQTGRLEGWPVHDRLRWVEAPRWLMPWRGAWDSLDLYHGPNFKMHTTGRSGGIVTIHDLWLARHPEYSRKLFGQAGSSRRAIATANRARRVVTVSEFSAREIEALYGIPRERVVVIHNGVTEAFSPVQDERGMEALRARWAIPAAGFILFVGGADPRKNHRAFLQAVAQSRSQLGGRAILLVGDPEHPQGSYVATARSLGLEQDVRCTGRLDREDLRRLYSYADVFVFPSLYEGFGMPVLEAMACGAPTITSSTSSLPEVAGDAAVLVDPEDVEALGTAMVNVLSDQALRQRLRTRGFERARLFTWQRAAWRTSALYRELCA; via the coding sequence ATGCGTATCGGGATCGACGCGGCGTCAATCGTGGGGGACAAGGGCGGCGTCGGCTGGCATACGTATCATCTGCTCCGGTCGCTGCTGGCTTTGGATGAGCAGGTCGAGTATGTCGGATATCTCCGGCCCGGGGCCCTGCAGACAGGCCGGCTCGAAGGCTGGCCCGTGCACGATCGTTTGCGGTGGGTGGAAGCGCCACGGTGGCTGATGCCATGGCGGGGGGCCTGGGACAGTCTCGATCTCTATCACGGCCCCAACTTCAAGATGCATACGACGGGACGATCGGGCGGTATCGTCACTATCCATGATCTGTGGCTGGCCCGCCATCCGGAATATTCGAGGAAGTTGTTTGGGCAGGCCGGGTCATCCCGGCGAGCGATCGCCACGGCCAACCGGGCGCGACGGGTCGTGACGGTATCGGAGTTTTCGGCCCGTGAGATAGAAGCCTTGTATGGAATTCCGCGTGAACGGGTGGTGGTCATCCATAACGGCGTGACCGAGGCATTCTCGCCGGTGCAGGATGAGCGGGGGATGGAAGCGTTGAGGGCACGGTGGGCGATCCCAGCCGCCGGATTTATTCTGTTCGTCGGCGGGGCGGATCCACGAAAAAATCACCGTGCTTTTCTGCAGGCCGTGGCGCAGTCGCGTTCGCAGCTCGGAGGGCGGGCCATTCTGCTCGTGGGAGATCCGGAGCATCCGCAGGGAAGTTACGTTGCGACGGCCCGGTCGCTCGGGTTGGAGCAGGACGTGCGTTGCACCGGTCGTCTCGATCGTGAAGATCTGCGCCGGCTGTACTCTTACGCCGACGTGTTTGTTTTTCCGTCGCTCTATGAAGGCTTCGGCATGCCGGTGCTGGAAGCGATGGCCTGCGGCGCGCCGACGATTACCTCCTCGACCTCGTCTCTCCCTGAAGTGGCGGGTGATGCGGCGGTGCTGGTGGATCCGGAGGATGTCGAGGCGTTAGGTACGGCGATGGTGAACGTGTTGTCGGATCAGGCGCTGCGACAGCGTCTTCGGACGCGTGGCTTCGAGCGCGCGCGACTGTTTACCTGGCAACGCGCGGCGTGGCGGACCAGTGCCTTGTATCGTGAACTCTGTGCCTGA
- the rfaQ gene encoding putative lipopolysaccharide heptosyltransferase III: MDLQNILIIKLRHIGDVLLSTPVLRGLRTAFPRAHLTMLVNRGTEGVLANNPDVNEVLCLDKGSWDAQLKFVQMLRRRGFDGVVDLTDGDRSAVISLATGASVRIGFNSEHRWRGLLYSTVARPRPTDQHRVDYDLCALRALSLDPKPGTPALYPSQADEQAVETWMQEAGLLSAQSSQLLILLQPGARYSLKVWPHERFAQLADRLADRFACRILLGGDQREREIAEQVARKTRCAPIVVAGKFSLLQFAALVKRCALFVGNDGGAMHIAATMGTPVVALFGPTYPQRWGPRGGPSQVIYKGLDCRACYHPTCLRGDESCMQQIAVDEVFTAAGRMLERTPARAET; this comes from the coding sequence ATGGATCTTCAGAACATTCTGATCATCAAATTGCGGCACATCGGCGATGTGCTCCTATCGACGCCGGTGTTGCGCGGACTGCGGACTGCCTTTCCCAGGGCGCACCTGACGATGCTGGTCAATCGTGGAACGGAAGGGGTATTGGCCAATAATCCCGACGTGAACGAGGTGTTGTGTCTCGACAAGGGATCCTGGGACGCGCAGCTGAAGTTTGTGCAGATGCTGCGCCGGCGAGGCTTTGACGGCGTCGTCGATCTGACCGATGGCGATCGCTCGGCCGTTATCAGTCTGGCGACCGGTGCGTCCGTCCGTATCGGCTTTAACTCTGAACATCGCTGGCGAGGGCTCTTGTACAGCACCGTGGCCAGACCACGCCCGACGGATCAGCATCGCGTGGACTACGATCTCTGCGCTCTGCGGGCTCTGAGTCTCGATCCGAAGCCGGGCACCCCCGCATTGTACCCGTCGCAGGCAGATGAGCAGGCGGTGGAGACCTGGATGCAGGAGGCCGGGCTCTTGTCTGCGCAATCCTCTCAATTGTTGATATTGTTGCAACCGGGGGCGCGCTACTCGCTGAAAGTCTGGCCGCATGAACGGTTCGCCCAGCTGGCCGATCGTCTCGCCGACAGGTTTGCCTGCCGGATTCTTCTGGGCGGCGATCAGCGTGAACGCGAGATCGCCGAGCAGGTCGCCCGCAAGACGCGTTGCGCGCCCATTGTGGTGGCGGGAAAGTTTTCGCTCCTGCAGTTTGCCGCGTTGGTCAAACGTTGTGCGTTGTTCGTCGGAAACGACGGAGGCGCGATGCACATCGCCGCAACGATGGGCACACCGGTCGTGGCGCTTTTCGGGCCGACCTATCCGCAACGGTGGGGGCCGCGCGGCGGACCGTCGCAGGTGATCTACAAAGGCCTCGATTGTCGTGCCTGTTATCATCCGACCTGCTTGCGCGGGGACGAGAGTTGTATGCAACAGATTGCAGTGGATGAGGTCTTTACGGCGGCCGGCCGGATGTTGGAACGCACGCCGGCGAGGGCAGAGACATGA
- a CDS encoding class I SAM-dependent methyltransferase codes for METISCDLCGEASNTALFSQYDLTHHVTDDLFTVVRCQGCRLLFLNPRPTREEIGGYYPDTYYPEAAPRQAGDLRRTAKRWSGNIRRWIAQDFYGYPASESARRWQWARRLLLWPEFLWRRWRGRGLLPWVGQGRVLDVGCGSGGNLAVLQEQGWNVSGVDASAVAVAQAQARFGDRVRQGDLASMAYPERTFDTVLFSHVLEHVHAPLPLLREVWRILDWEGRVVILCPNAGSLEARMFGRWWFPWELPRHLYHYERATLTRVLEAAGFRIESVRTGLGSLYFMASLDRWCEERFKRAVPCRRLIEKVLIRPFCFCVGQLGHGTELKVSARKDRSAG; via the coding sequence ATGGAAACCATCAGTTGCGACCTGTGCGGGGAGGCGTCAAACACAGCCCTCTTCAGCCAGTACGATCTCACCCATCACGTCACCGACGATTTATTTACGGTCGTGCGCTGTCAGGGCTGCCGCCTGCTGTTTTTGAATCCTCGCCCCACTCGCGAGGAGATCGGCGGGTACTATCCGGACACCTATTATCCCGAGGCCGCGCCTCGGCAGGCCGGCGATCTCCGCCGCACAGCCAAACGATGGTCGGGAAACATCCGGCGATGGATTGCCCAGGATTTCTATGGTTATCCGGCGTCGGAATCGGCCCGTCGGTGGCAATGGGCGCGCCGGCTCCTGTTATGGCCTGAGTTCCTGTGGCGCCGTTGGCGGGGGCGAGGGCTGCTTCCATGGGTTGGGCAGGGGCGGGTGTTGGATGTCGGGTGCGGTTCGGGAGGCAATCTGGCGGTCCTGCAGGAGCAAGGATGGAACGTGTCGGGGGTGGATGCCAGCGCGGTGGCCGTGGCGCAGGCGCAGGCTCGTTTCGGCGACCGGGTCCGTCAGGGCGATCTGGCCTCGATGGCCTATCCGGAACGGACGTTCGATACGGTCCTGTTCAGTCATGTCCTGGAGCATGTACACGCTCCGCTGCCGCTTCTTAGGGAGGTCTGGCGGATTTTGGATTGGGAGGGGCGGGTCGTAATCCTCTGTCCGAATGCCGGCAGCCTGGAAGCCAGAATGTTTGGACGATGGTGGTTTCCGTGGGAACTGCCGCGCCATCTGTACCACTATGAGCGCGCCACGCTGACGCGCGTGTTGGAGGCAGCCGGGTTCCGGATTGAGTCGGTCCGCACCGGTTTGGGATCGCTCTACTTTATGGCAAGCCTGGACCGGTGGTGTGAAGAGCGGTTCAAGCGCGCGGTGCCCTGTCGCCGGCTGATTGAGAAAGTGCTCATCCGCCCGTTCTGTTTCTGTGTCGGGCAACTAGGGCATGGGACTGAGTTGAAGGTGTCTGCCAGGAAAGATCGGAGCGCAGGCTAG
- a CDS encoding glycosyltransferase family 2 protein translates to MTVTDDGAGRRTMTIAAVVITKDEEKNIADCLESLRWADELIVVDAESRDRTVELAKQYTPKVFVRPWPGYGPQKNFGIDQATAEWILVVDADERVTGGLRREIDALLATAPAADIGGYEIPRRNFFYGKWIQGGGLYPDYQLRLFRNTAGRYDDVKLHENFTLSGRRERLREPFDHYSMPTVNHHIRKMMRYTTLGADEKLKRVTQISGWVIATHHLGTILKTLFSRGGYRDGVHGLVVAMFAGLHTFVKYAKAWERVNVRRDA, encoded by the coding sequence ATGACGGTCACCGACGATGGAGCGGGACGCAGAACCATGACGATTGCGGCGGTAGTCATTACTAAGGATGAAGAAAAGAATATTGCCGACTGTCTCGAGTCCCTGCGCTGGGCCGACGAACTCATCGTCGTGGATGCGGAAAGCCGGGACCGGACGGTGGAGCTGGCAAAGCAGTACACCCCGAAAGTGTTTGTCCGCCCCTGGCCCGGGTACGGTCCGCAAAAAAACTTCGGCATCGATCAAGCGACGGCGGAGTGGATTCTCGTGGTGGATGCCGACGAGCGCGTGACCGGTGGATTGCGACGGGAAATCGACGCGTTACTGGCGACGGCCCCGGCGGCCGATATCGGAGGGTATGAGATTCCCCGGCGGAATTTTTTCTACGGGAAATGGATTCAGGGCGGCGGGCTCTATCCGGACTATCAGCTGCGGTTGTTCCGAAACACCGCCGGCCGGTACGACGATGTGAAGCTGCACGAAAACTTCACGCTCAGCGGGCGTCGGGAGCGGCTTCGGGAGCCCTTCGATCACTACAGCATGCCCACCGTGAACCATCACATCCGTAAGATGATGCGGTATACGACGCTTGGTGCCGATGAGAAACTCAAGCGGGTCACCCAAATCAGCGGCTGGGTCATTGCCACGCACCATCTCGGTACGATTCTCAAAACCCTGTTCTCACGCGGCGGGTATCGCGACGGGGTGCACGGATTGGTGGTGGCGATGTTTGCCGGTCTCCACACGTTCGTCAAATATGCCAAGGCCTGGGAGCGTGTGAACGTCAGGCGGGACGCATGA
- a CDS encoding glycosyltransferase yields MSDELVSVVIPVFNGAPFVAKAVASVRAQGHGAVEILVVDDGSTDGTQEVLKRLEHSDGIRWFQRSHGGPARSRNYGIAAAQGQFIALLDCDDVWLPGKLAAQLAIMRARPDVGMVHTDFEVRFEDGTLEERVSARSSREPMVQAFAGGHVALPSTLLIRKAVLDQIGSLDPELYGSEDSDLTIRLFRVTRFECIDEVLVHKLQRGHGYRDMAFDEQTHRERVLASRDRFLMRLEGFTPLTAEQRAALDREWANYYLLKGAAAERAGRRGDARRHYWSAIRKAPTRIRCYTRWLRALKP; encoded by the coding sequence ATGAGCGACGAACTGGTCAGCGTGGTCATTCCGGTGTTTAACGGTGCGCCGTTTGTCGCCAAGGCCGTAGCCAGCGTGCGGGCGCAGGGACATGGTGCCGTGGAAATCCTGGTAGTGGATGACGGATCGACAGACGGAACGCAGGAGGTGTTGAAACGTCTCGAGCACAGCGACGGCATTCGATGGTTTCAGCGCAGCCACGGCGGGCCGGCCCGTTCCCGCAACTACGGCATCGCCGCCGCGCAGGGGCAGTTCATCGCGCTGCTGGATTGTGACGATGTCTGGTTGCCGGGCAAACTCGCCGCCCAGTTGGCGATCATGCGTGCCCGGCCGGACGTGGGGATGGTGCATACGGACTTCGAGGTGCGCTTTGAGGACGGCACCTTGGAGGAGCGTGTGTCGGCGCGGTCGAGCCGTGAGCCGATGGTGCAGGCGTTTGCCGGCGGTCATGTCGCGCTGCCGTCCACACTCCTGATCCGGAAAGCGGTGCTCGATCAAATCGGGAGTCTGGATCCTGAACTGTACGGGTCGGAAGATTCCGATCTCACGATCCGGCTGTTTCGGGTAACCAGGTTCGAGTGCATCGATGAGGTGTTGGTGCACAAGCTCCAGCGGGGGCACGGCTATCGAGACATGGCCTTCGATGAGCAGACCCATCGAGAGCGGGTCCTCGCCAGTCGAGATCGCTTTCTCATGCGCCTTGAGGGGTTCACTCCCCTGACGGCGGAGCAACGCGCCGCATTGGACCGGGAATGGGCGAACTACTATCTATTAAAAGGGGCGGCGGCAGAACGGGCCGGCCGTCGGGGTGACGCGCGCCGGCATTATTGGTCGGCGATCCGCAAGGCCCCGACCCGTATTCGATGTTATACGCGCTGGCTGCGCGCGCTGAAGCCGTAA